GGCTGGTTTAATCAGCATACTAACTGCGGGCATCGGGTTCCTCCCCGTGGGGTTCCTGGTCCCACCGGCGTCCCTTTCGATGGCGGGCACCGGGATGATGACGGTGGCAATGACCACTTCCCGGTTGGGCGTAATAGTAAGTGCCACCGGAGATCCGCAACGCCTTGCCTTCGATCAAAGCACCAGTCACCTTCTCCCGGGCTTCCCCCAGGATCCTCTGAAAGGTGGCCCGGGAGACACCCATCCGCTCCGCACAGGACTCCTGGTCCAGTTTTAACAGATCTCTAAGGCGTAGGGCCTCCACTTCTTCCACGGTAAGGACCACCTCCTCAAGCTCTTGGGCAGGGATACCCGCGGGCTTGAAATAGGTGGCAT
The sequence above is a segment of the Bacillota bacterium genome. Coding sequences within it:
- a CDS encoding DUF134 domain-containing protein — its product is MARPPKVRRVEFVPHATYFKPAGIPAQELEEVVLTVEEVEALRLRDLLKLDQESCAERMGVSRATFQRILGEAREKVTGALIEGKALRISGGTYYYAQPGSGHCHRHHPGARHRKGRRWDQEPHGEEPDARS